DNA sequence from the Streptomyces sp. NBC_01264 genome:
TACGACTTTGGCGTAGAAGGGGAGCACGGCGAAGAGCAGCGCGGCGGCGAGGAGCACCGAGCCGGTCGCGGTCGCGGGGCCGTGGTCCTTGGATATCTGGAGGAAGAGCGCGGTGGCCGCCCCGCCGGGGAGCATGACGAACGGCAGCCGGGCCCCGAACCGCCACACGCCGAGGGACTGGAGCAGGGTGCCGGCTCCGCAGAGCACGAGGGTGGCGCTGAGCAGGGAGGCGGTGTGGGCGGCGCCGAGGCCGAGGGCCTGGCCGGTCAGGAACGTGGTGGAGACGGGCGCGGCCACCATGGCCAGTACGTGCTGGGCGGACAGCGGAGCCAGCCGGCGCAGCGGCAGCCGCTCGTCCACCGGGCTGACGGGGCTCACCGGGGCCGCGTCCTTCACGGCCTCCGCGGTCTTCGTGGTCTTCTTGGCCTTCGCGGGGGCGGCGCTCATCGGGCGGCCTCTCTGTCCAGCCAGGGCAGCTCCTCGGCGGTGTACCGGTAGGCGCGGAAGACCGCGTTGGGTTCGGACGGGAACAGACCGCGGACCTCGGATTCCCGGTAGGCGCCGAAGTACGGGACGACGTACTCCCAGCAGAGGTAGCCCTCGGGGGTCACCTCGAAGAGCCGGCCGGACGGGGAGTCGGTGACGAGGGTGTTGCCGCCGGCGAGGCGCTGGGCGCTGCCCATGAAGGGGGCGAAGAAGGCCTCGCGGGCGGGGTCGTGGTACTCCCAGACGACCTTGCCCGAGGAGCGCTCGATCTCGATGACGCGCGAGTAGGGGACGTCCGATCCGGGCCGGAAGACGCCGTTGTCGAACACCAGCACCCGGCCGTCGGCGAGTTCGGTGGGGGCGTGCTGCTGCGAGACGACTCCGGGCTCGGTGCGCCAGAGGATCTCGCCGGTCTCCCGGCTGATGACGACCACGGCGGAGACGCTGCGCAGGCTGGCGAGGACGTTCCCGTCGGCGAGCGGTACGACGCTGTTGATCAGCGGCCAGTGCTCGCGGGCGTAGTCGGGGTGCAGGGCGTATTCGGCCCGGTCGAGGTGTTCGGCCGCGCTCCACGACCAGCGTACGGAGCCGTCGGCGTCGACCTCGGTGATGGTGTCGGCCCACACCGTGCCGTCGGCCGCCTCCGAGCCGGGCACTCCGCCGAGCACGCCCGCCGCGTCGGCGCCCCGCAGGGGTTCGAGCGCGGTGTAGAGGACGCGGCCGCCGCCGAGGTGGTGGGCGTCGTGGTGCTGGAGCGGATCGCGGTGCTCGCGCAGGACGGTGCCGTCCGGGGCGGCTTCGAGCATCACGCCGCCGCGGTACTTGTGCCACATCGGGAAGAGGGCCTCCTCGCCGGGGAGGACGCCGCTGTAGGCCAGGTTGCCGTTGTCGAGGATCCGGGCGTGCCGGCCGGGACGGTAGGGCAGCCGCCACTCGTGGACCACTTCGCCGTGGATGTCGATCAGGTAGACCTCGCCGGTGCCGGTGAGCGGGGCGAAGAGGGTGTACCCGCCTTCCGAGGCGGCGGGGTCGAGGGCGATGAGAC
Encoded proteins:
- a CDS encoding aryl-sulfate sulfotransferase, yielding MSPVDQNFRRRRGTGLIALDPAASEGGYTLFAPLTGTGEVYLIDIHGEVVHEWRLPYRPGRHARILDNGNLAYSGVLPGEEALFPMWHKYRGGVMLEAAPDGTVLREHRDPLQHHDAHHLGGGRVLYTALEPLRGADAAGVLGGVPGSEAADGTVWADTITEVDADGSVRWSWSAAEHLDRAEYALHPDYAREHWPLINSVVPLADGNVLASLRSVSAVVVISRETGEILWRTEPGVVSQQHAPTELADGRVLVFDNGVFRPGSDVPYSRVIEIERSSGKVVWEYHDPAREAFFAPFMGSAQRLAGGNTLVTDSPSGRLFEVTPEGYLCWEYVVPYFGAYRESEVRGLFPSEPNAVFRAYRYTAEELPWLDREAAR